The nucleotide sequence gagctgcattGTATCCAAACCTGGGAGCAGGCATGTGCCACCATGGTTCAGCATTCCCAGCAAGGAGGGGCCCCAGGGAGGCCACTCTGCTCATCCCACTTCATCTGCTGACCAGTAAATGTGtgtcccaccccaaacccctgtccccagcagtgacacaggccAGGCTCATCTTCAGGATGTCTCAGAGCCCTTCAAAGTACCCCTGAGAGCAGGAGGGTTACCttggccagcagggctgggggctttgggggccacagaggcaggcaggtcctccagcaggagcctggagaTGCTGGTGAGGATCTCAGAGATGGGCTTGATCACAGCAGCCACATCAAACTCCACGGGCACCAGCGCctctgggctctccagaggTGGGAGCAGGGGGAACTCCTGtggacagacacacagacaccatgCACCAGTCTGGGGAGGACTCTGCAAACCCATTTGCACTCACCACGTCTCCCCAGTGGGCAACAGGGgcatcccagcactgcccacacaACTTttcagggacccccaaaaaacagctcctccccacagccccagcacatcCCTGAGCCAAAGCGAGGATGCATTCCCAGTGGGAATGGGCTGGACACGATTCTGCTGTCATCAAAAGGGTGCAGGCCCAAGCAAACAGGAGGACACAGTGCCAGGGTGGTACCTGCAGGAAGGCCCTGTGGTCAGGGCAGGCCAGCAGGCTCTGaaccctgtccctgtgctggccaAGGGCGTCCAGGCGGTCCTTGCACAGGTTCCAGTTCTTGTCCACACGCTCCAGTGCTGCGCTCTGCTCTTGCTCAATCCTGGCCATTGTCTGACACCTGAAATCCTCCAGAGCTTGCTTCAGGTGGGCGAATTTGCTCTGAATCCCATCTTTGAGCTCGGAGCAGTCCTGGGCAGGAAGAGCCATGAGAACCAGTGTGCTCCCACCTACAggccagcacagggaggctgcagccttACCTTGATGCTCTctgtctgcagctccagctccttcatTGCCAGCTCAATCCTCTCTGATTCCTCCTGGGCTTTTTCCAGGGATTCTTTCAAAAAGGTCTATGAAGAGAGGCACCAACATGGAATATTacagttggaaaagacctccaagatcatcgagtTCAGCCTATGACTGAACACCCTCAACtggcccagagcactgagttcTATACCCAGTCATCTCTCCCAGTCATGTCCAGGTGCACATCCTGTGGAACAGCCCACTGCTGCCCACCTGGCCCCCAGGGCCctctcagggctgcaggacaaggcTAACAGGGAAGGAGGCAGCTTGGGAAGGGGACTCTGTGTCAGGATAACAAAGAAGTGATTTTTTGTGCTGCCTTTCACCCCCTTTTCAGCTGTTTCCCCTAGATCAGAGGGCAACAAACACATAGGGCACCGTTCATCGTGCTGCTGGATTTCCCCagctcactgctgctcctgacAACACCTGGCTTctcaaggagcagccaggcactGGGGCACCCCCCTGGCCAGCCCCATGTccagctgaggctgggcactctggcacacagagggacatcacaccctgcagcagcacacgggGCAGTGGAGGTGGATGCCGTGCGTGCCCGAGCTgtcacaacatccctgttctcccGTGTCCCCCACCTGCTTCTTGGCTCGCTCCTCCTCGAAGAGCACCCTGCGGTGCCGGCGGCAGTCCCGCACGGTGCAGATGCAGCAGATGCAGCGCCGCTCGTCCTGGCAGAACAGCTCCAGGGGCCGCCCGTGCTGCCGGCACAGCCCGGCCGGGGCCGCCTCGCCCCGGCCCGCGGCCGAGCCGCGCTCCTCGCTGTCCCGGGCCAGCTCCACCACGCTGTGCAGGGTGACATTCTTCTCCAGCTGCGGGCGCCGCTGGAAGGCGCGGCGGCACTCGGGGCAGGTGCAGCTGGCGGCGGTGCCGGCCTGACTTTGCTGGTCCCAGTGGTCGCCGATGCAGCGCTTGCAGAAGTTGTGGCCGCAGGGCAAGGTCACGGGCACCCTGAACAGCTCCAGGCAGATGGAGCACACCAGCTTCTCCTCCAGCTTCTGCGACATGGGCGATGCCATCCTGCCCGCGCCGGGGAAATAGAAActggcagcagaggaggaggaggaagaggaggaggaggcgctgTGCCCAGAGGCGGGGCAGGGCTCCCGGCCAGACGCGCTCCTCAAGTGACACCCGGTGGCTGTCCCCTGTCACACGCTgtggagaggctggagctgctccccgCGGGGAGGGAGGGCTGAGAAGCACGGTGGGAGACTCCGGAGAGGATGAAATGAAtgctgcagtgacagcacaAGGAGACGCAGGAGGCGACAGGGGATGGAGCAATGTGCAATTGGATTTTCACTCCTTTGTTGCCTTTTGAGGGAACTTCCAGGCATTCTCAACTCTGCCACGGCTTAAGATGCCAGCTCTCCCCGAGCTGAGCATGGCAGTCCCCCTGGCACAGAGACCTGtgcagagctcctgcctgggaaCCAGCAGAGGCACccactgctgctgtggccacacgtcacctccctgtgccctggcaaGGCTGTGACACACGCCAGCACCATGTTCTTCCCTTGCATCTTTTaaaccacagctgctgctctctgccatgTCCCCATGCACACCCACCACACCTTTTCCTGTGAACTTCCTTACAACACCTGTGCACACCAGCACCCTGAAATACAATTAAGATGGCACGTGGGCCACCTGTCCCTGCTCGGGTGGCAGGTGGAGCCTCCTGCCCAGAGGCCAGTGTGGTGCCTGGGCACTGCAAACCTTCCCCTCGTTGTCACTCAGTTCAGTTTCAGTTTTCCCAGCCCAAGCCTTATCTCTGTACCAGGCCCATGTACTATTTTGCTCACATTCCCAGCCTTGTTTCTCCAGCCTGCCCTCATGAGCAGCCTCCCTTTCACCTGCACAGGTGAGGGCAAGCAGGGAGCAGGTCTCTGGTGGATCATCCAGAGCAGCTTCCATAGCACAGGCAGGCTCGGAGCCACCCCCCTGAGCACAGGAGAGG is from Passer domesticus isolate bPasDom1 chromosome 20, bPasDom1.hap1, whole genome shotgun sequence and encodes:
- the TRIM65 gene encoding E3 ubiquitin-protein ligase TRIM65 translates to MASPMSQKLEEKLVCSICLELFRVPVTLPCGHNFCKRCIGDHWDQQSQAGTAASCTCPECRRAFQRRPQLEKNVTLHSVVELARDSEERGSAAGRGEAAPAGLCRQHGRPLELFCQDERRCICCICTVRDCRRHRRVLFEEERAKKQTFLKESLEKAQEESERIELAMKELELQTESIKDCSELKDGIQSKFAHLKQALEDFRCQTMARIEQEQSAALERVDKNWNLCKDRLDALGQHRDRVQSLLACPDHRAFLQEFPLLPPLESPEALVPVEFDVAAVIKPISEILTSISRLLLEDLPASVAPKAPSPAGQGPEHPQELAVKAVAPLPKCQLRAELLKDHRNLTFDPETANKYLELSKGAHKAKHSPDTIPGKGQGPRFEPWQVLCTQSYGPGRHYWEVKISSHSVILGVTYRGLPQEQQQGHRFNIGLDGGSWGLQVLEDCYLAWHKGRAQKIHEQLYTNLGVSLDYGKGLLSFYGLGEKTKLIHSFHSVFTEPLYPVFWLCERRAVTLCQRD